One part of the Planifilum fimeticola genome encodes these proteins:
- a CDS encoding adenylate kinase, giving the protein MNIVLMGLPGAGKGTQAERIIEELKIPHISTGDMFRQAVKEGTPLGLEAKKYMDQGQLVPDRVTIGIVRERLGKDDCADGFLLDGFPRTVPQAEALDEVLAEMGKSLDHVLYIEVGEEELIRRLTGRRICRECGATYHLVFAPPKRDGVCDRCGGSLYQRDDDREETVAKRLEVNMEQTGHLLSYYERKGNLRRIDGEQPIEQVTRSILSRIRGENG; this is encoded by the coding sequence TTGAATATTGTTTTGATGGGATTGCCCGGAGCCGGAAAGGGAACCCAGGCGGAGCGAATCATCGAAGAACTGAAGATCCCGCACATTTCCACCGGAGACATGTTTCGTCAAGCGGTGAAGGAGGGGACTCCCCTCGGCCTGGAGGCAAAAAAGTACATGGATCAGGGGCAGCTTGTCCCCGACCGGGTGACGATCGGTATCGTCCGGGAACGGCTTGGCAAAGATGATTGTGCCGACGGTTTTCTGCTGGACGGTTTTCCTCGCACCGTTCCCCAGGCGGAGGCTCTGGATGAAGTGCTCGCCGAAATGGGGAAGTCCCTGGACCATGTGCTCTACATCGAAGTCGGTGAGGAGGAACTGATCCGACGGTTGACCGGCCGGCGCATCTGCCGGGAATGCGGGGCCACCTACCATCTCGTGTTTGCCCCGCCCAAACGGGATGGGGTTTGCGACCGTTGCGGAGGGTCTCTTTACCAGCGGGATGACGACCGGGAAGAAACGGTGGCCAAGCGGCTTGAGGTCAACATGGAGCAGACGGGGCACCTGCTCTCGTATTATGAAAGGAAGGGGAACCTGCGCCGGATCGACGGGGAGCAGCCGATCGAGCAGGTCACCCGTTCCATTTTGTCGCGGATTCGAGGGGAAAACGGATGA
- the map gene encoding type I methionyl aminopeptidase: MIVLKSAKELERMRKAGWIVRAAHREVQKAIRPGVTTKELDRIADRVIRKHGAVPSFKGYNGFPGSICTSINDELVHGIPGTRVLREGDIISIDIGAQYEGYHGDSAWTYPVGRISETAQKLLRVTEESLYRGLAKAVPGARIGDISHAIQSYVEAEGFSIVREYVGHGIGRELHEEPSVPNFGSPGRGPRLKPGMTLAVEPMVNEGSRYVRTLNDNWTVVTVDGSLCAHFEHTIAITEEGHEILTSWDAGEG, translated from the coding sequence ATGATCGTGCTCAAATCCGCCAAGGAATTGGAGCGCATGCGAAAAGCGGGATGGATTGTCCGGGCGGCGCACCGGGAAGTCCAAAAGGCGATTCGCCCCGGCGTCACCACGAAAGAGCTGGACCGGATCGCCGACCGGGTGATTCGTAAGCACGGAGCGGTTCCTTCCTTCAAGGGATACAACGGCTTTCCCGGGAGCATCTGCACCTCGATCAACGACGAATTGGTTCACGGCATTCCGGGGACGCGCGTGCTCCGCGAGGGGGACATCATCAGCATCGACATCGGTGCCCAGTACGAGGGTTACCACGGGGACTCGGCGTGGACCTATCCCGTCGGGCGCATCTCTGAAACGGCGCAAAAGCTTCTCCGGGTGACCGAGGAGTCCCTTTACCGCGGGCTGGCCAAGGCGGTTCCCGGCGCCCGGATCGGGGACATCTCCCACGCGATCCAAAGCTACGTGGAAGCGGAGGGTTTCTCGATCGTACGGGAGTATGTCGGCCACGGCATCGGTCGCGAGTTGCACGAGGAGCCCAGTGTTCCCAACTTCGGCTCTCCGGGGCGAGGTCCCCGGTTGAAGCCGGGGATGACCCTGGCCGTCGAGCCGATGGTCAACGAGGGAAGCCGGTATGTGCGCACACTGAATGACAACTGGACCGTCGTCACCGTCGATGGTTCCCTTTGCGCCCACTTCGAGCATACGATCGCCATAACCGAAGAGGGCCACGAAATCTTGACTTCCTGGGATGCGGGAGAAGGGTGA
- a CDS encoding KOW domain-containing RNA-binding protein, with protein sequence MGVTDSEGLPRLGQIVRILRGREAGNFAIVIGVEKPRFVWLADGSARKADKPKKKNVKHVQPTNCVAGEVVEALEKTGRVPNSKLRYALNQYLLHHGNDEEKGG encoded by the coding sequence ATGGGTGTGACGGATTCCGAGGGTCTGCCCCGCCTGGGCCAGATTGTTCGGATTCTCAGAGGCCGGGAGGCGGGCAATTTCGCAATCGTCATCGGTGTGGAAAAGCCCCGGTTTGTCTGGTTGGCTGACGGGAGTGCGCGAAAGGCCGACAAACCCAAGAAGAAGAACGTGAAACACGTCCAGCCGACGAACTGCGTCGCCGGGGAAGTGGTCGAAGCCCTGGAAAAAACCGGTCGCGTCCCCAATTCGAAACTGAGGTACGCCTTAAACCAGTACCTGCTCCATCACGGAAACGACGAGGAGAAAGGAGGGTGA
- the infA gene encoding translation initiation factor IF-1, with amino-acid sequence MPKDDVIEVEGRVIEPLPNAMFRVELENGHKVLAHVSGKIRMHFIRILPGDKVTVELSPYDLTRGRITYRYK; translated from the coding sequence ATGCCGAAAGATGATGTGATCGAGGTGGAAGGCAGGGTGATTGAACCGCTGCCCAATGCCATGTTCCGGGTCGAACTGGAAAACGGTCACAAGGTACTCGCCCATGTTTCCGGCAAAATTCGCATGCATTTCATCCGGATTCTGCCCGGTGACAAGGTGACGGTGGAACTTTCCCCGTACGACCTGACCCGCGGCCGGATCACCTATCGCTATAAGTGA
- the rpmJ gene encoding 50S ribosomal protein L36 has protein sequence MKVRPSVKPICEKCKVIRRKGTVMVICENPKHKQKQG, from the coding sequence ATGAAAGTACGGCCGTCGGTGAAGCCGATCTGCGAGAAGTGCAAAGTGATTCGTCGGAAAGGCACGGTCATGGTGATCTGCGAAAATCCGAAACACAAGCAAAAACAGGGATAA
- the rpsM gene encoding 30S ribosomal protein S13: protein MARIAGVDLPRDKRVEVALTYIYGIGRSRSKQILQETGINPDTRVRDLTEDEVTKLRSYIDKNLVVEGDLRREVALNIKRLIEIGCYRGIRHRRGLPVRGQRTKTNARTRKGPRRTVANKKK, encoded by the coding sequence ATGGCACGGATTGCGGGCGTTGACCTTCCGCGCGACAAGCGGGTGGAAGTGGCCCTGACCTACATTTACGGAATCGGCCGCTCCCGGTCCAAACAAATCCTCCAGGAAACGGGGATCAATCCGGACACCCGGGTGCGGGATCTGACGGAAGATGAAGTGACCAAACTGCGCAGCTACATCGACAAGAACCTGGTCGTCGAGGGGGATCTCCGCCGCGAGGTGGCCCTCAACATCAAACGGCTGATCGAGATCGGGTGCTATCGCGGCATTCGCCATCGCCGCGGACTGCCGGTGCGGGGGCAGCGTACGAAGACCAATGCCCGTACGCGCAAAGGACCGCGTCGGACGGTGGCCAACAAGAAGAAATGA
- the rpsK gene encoding 30S ribosomal protein S11, which produces MAKRKTTTQRVKRRARKNVESGVAHIRSTFNNTIVTITDPRGNTIAWASAGTMGFKGSRKSTPYAAQMAAESAAKQAMENGMKSVEVLVKGPGAGREAAIRSLQAAGLDVNLIKDVTPIPHNGCRPPKRRRV; this is translated from the coding sequence ATGGCCAAACGGAAAACGACGACACAGCGCGTGAAACGTCGTGCGCGCAAAAACGTGGAAAGCGGAGTCGCCCACATTCGCTCCACCTTCAACAACACCATCGTCACCATCACCGATCCCCGCGGCAACACCATCGCCTGGGCCAGCGCGGGTACGATGGGCTTCAAGGGTTCCCGGAAGAGCACGCCCTACGCCGCCCAGATGGCTGCGGAGTCGGCGGCCAAACAAGCGATGGAAAACGGGATGAAGTCGGTGGAGGTGCTGGTCAAAGGACCGGGCGCCGGTCGGGAGGCGGCAATCCGCTCCTTGCAGGCTGCCGGATTGGACGTCAACCTGATCAAAGACGTGACGCCCATTCCCCACAACGGTTGTCGTCCGCCAAAGCGGCGCCGCGTCTGA
- a CDS encoding DNA-directed RNA polymerase subunit alpha produces the protein MIEIEKPKIEAVEISDDNRYGKFVVEPLERGYGTTLGNSLRRILLSSLPGAAVNSIQIDGVLHEFSTIPGVVEDTTEIILNLKQLALKIHSDEEKVLEIDVEGAGEVTAGDIRADSDVEILNPDLHIATLAEDGRLHIRMTANRGRGYVPAERNKREDQPIGVIPIDSIYTPIERVNYRVENTRVGQVTNYDKLMLEVWTNGSLGPDEAVSLGAKILTEHLMLFVGLNSEAQEAEIMVEKEEDQKEKVMEMTIEELDLSVRSYNCLKRAGINTVQELIQKTEEDMMKVRNLGRKSLEEVQEKLSELGLSLRKEE, from the coding sequence ATGATTGAAATTGAAAAGCCGAAAATTGAGGCGGTTGAAATCAGTGACGACAACCGGTATGGGAAGTTTGTCGTGGAACCCTTGGAACGCGGTTACGGCACCACCCTGGGCAATTCCCTGCGCCGCATCCTCCTGTCTTCACTTCCCGGCGCAGCCGTTAATTCCATCCAGATCGACGGGGTGCTGCACGAATTTTCCACGATTCCCGGCGTGGTGGAGGATACCACGGAGATCATCCTCAACCTGAAGCAGCTCGCCCTCAAGATTCATTCCGATGAGGAAAAAGTGTTGGAAATCGACGTTGAGGGGGCAGGGGAAGTTACCGCCGGAGACATTCGTGCAGACAGCGACGTGGAGATCTTGAACCCTGACCTTCACATCGCAACCCTGGCCGAGGATGGCCGGCTGCATATTCGCATGACGGCCAATCGCGGACGGGGATACGTTCCGGCTGAACGAAACAAGCGGGAGGATCAGCCGATCGGGGTGATTCCGATCGATTCCATATATACGCCCATCGAACGGGTCAACTACCGCGTGGAAAACACGCGGGTCGGTCAGGTGACCAACTACGACAAACTGATGCTGGAGGTCTGGACCAACGGCAGCCTGGGGCCGGATGAGGCCGTAAGCCTTGGCGCCAAGATCCTGACGGAACATTTGATGCTGTTCGTCGGATTGAACAGTGAGGCCCAGGAAGCGGAGATCATGGTCGAAAAAGAAGAGGACCAAAAAGAAAAAGTAATGGAAATGACCATCGAGGAATTGGATCTCTCCGTTCGGTCTTACAACTGCCTCAAGCGTGCGGGTATCAACACGGTCCAGGAGCTGATTCAAAAGACGGAAGAAGATATGATGAAAGTGCGTAACCTGGGGCGCAAGTCCCTGGAGGAAGTGCAGGAGAAACTGTCCGAACTGGGACTCTCCCTGCGCAAAGAGGAATAA
- the rplQ gene encoding 50S ribosomal protein L17, translated as MAYAKLGRDSAARKALFRDLVTDLILNERIQTTEAKAKEVRSIAEKMITLAKRGDLHARRQAAAFVRKNRSYTEKDGEETVHHKVDAVKKLFDEIAPRYAERQGGYTRIIKIGPRRGDGAPMVYLELVK; from the coding sequence ATGGCATATGCGAAATTGGGTCGCGATTCGGCGGCACGAAAAGCGCTGTTTCGTGATCTGGTGACGGACCTCATTTTGAACGAACGAATTCAGACCACGGAGGCAAAGGCCAAGGAAGTTCGTTCCATCGCCGAGAAAATGATCACGTTGGCCAAGCGCGGTGACCTCCACGCCCGCCGGCAAGCGGCCGCCTTTGTGCGGAAGAACCGCTCCTACACCGAAAAGGACGGGGAGGAGACGGTGCATCACAAAGTGGATGCGGTGAAGAAGCTGTTTGATGAGATCGCTCCCCGCTATGCGGAGCGCCAGGGAGGATACACCCGGATCATCAAGATTGGACCGCGCCGAGGCGACGGTGCGCCGATGGTGTACCTGGAATTGGTCAAATGA
- a CDS encoding energy-coupling factor transporter ATPase — MAPLIEVQGVWFDFRPEERARTDWVLRNVDWTIDPGEYVALIGPNGSGKSTLARMLNGLLVPTEGRVRVKGIPTDAPEKLWTVRQAVGMVFQNPENQHVAPTVREDVAFGLENLGLSREEMLRRIEEALEAVGLRGMEERLVHQLSGGQKQLLAIAGVIAMRPEAIVLDESTSMLDPAARYRVLEVVQRLNKSGIALIHITHSAEEAARAGRVTVLDRGRIVLDGPPEEIFLRDEELRHLGLEVPVLAELTGRLRRRGWPLSETLDPERWVEEIWRLLSRD, encoded by the coding sequence GTGGCCCCGCTGATTGAAGTGCAGGGGGTCTGGTTTGACTTCCGCCCGGAAGAACGAGCGCGAACGGACTGGGTTCTCCGGAATGTGGACTGGACCATCGACCCCGGGGAGTATGTGGCCTTGATCGGACCCAACGGTTCCGGAAAGTCCACCCTGGCCCGCATGCTGAACGGACTGCTGGTCCCGACAGAGGGGAGGGTGAGGGTGAAGGGGATTCCGACCGACGCCCCCGAGAAGTTGTGGACGGTCAGGCAAGCCGTGGGCATGGTGTTTCAGAATCCGGAGAACCAGCACGTCGCTCCCACGGTTCGGGAGGATGTCGCCTTCGGATTGGAAAACCTCGGCTTGTCCCGGGAGGAGATGCTCCGGCGCATCGAAGAGGCCCTGGAGGCGGTGGGCCTGCGCGGGATGGAAGAGCGTCTTGTCCATCAGCTGTCCGGGGGGCAAAAGCAGCTCTTGGCCATCGCCGGGGTGATCGCGATGCGGCCGGAGGCGATCGTCCTGGATGAATCCACCTCCATGCTGGATCCGGCGGCCAGATACCGGGTGCTCGAAGTGGTTCAGCGGCTGAACAAAAGCGGGATCGCGCTGATTCACATCACCCATTCGGCCGAAGAAGCGGCCCGGGCCGGGCGGGTGACCGTGTTGGATCGCGGGCGCATCGTGCTGGACGGTCCGCCGGAGGAGATCTTCCTCCGGGATGAGGAGCTTCGGCACCTCGGCCTGGAAGTGCCGGTCCTCGCCGAGCTCACCGGCCGCCTCCGCCGGCGGGGGTGGCCCCTGTCGGAAACGCTGGACCCGGAGAGATGGGTGGAGGAGATATGGAGATTGTTGTCGAGGGACTGA